In one Brevibacillus choshinensis genomic region, the following are encoded:
- a CDS encoding transporter substrate-binding domain-containing protein: MNKRKYAVVPLLIASITMLLISGCGKESVGTNAAGSEGATLKIAVTEASPPFSFVDKDGKLVGFDVDYANEIGKRLNRKTEIVSTAWDGIIPGLLADKYELIIGSMAITEKRKESVAFSSPYYVSGAAIVVHQDNQEIKAPADLKGKNVGVTLGTTYEEEAKKLGANVKTYDSEVAQLTDLENKRIEAMVTDKFIGAFTINETKRPLKLLDGLLYEEQIGVAMRKEDKDLLTQVNKAVEEIIKDGTYEKLAMQHFGTK; this comes from the coding sequence ATGAATAAAAGAAAGTACGCCGTGGTGCCATTGTTGATCGCATCCATAACCATGCTCCTGATCTCGGGCTGCGGCAAGGAAAGCGTAGGAACGAACGCTGCGGGAAGTGAAGGAGCGACGCTAAAAATCGCGGTAACGGAGGCGAGCCCGCCTTTCAGCTTTGTGGACAAGGACGGCAAGCTGGTAGGGTTTGATGTGGATTATGCCAATGAGATCGGAAAACGCTTGAACCGGAAAACAGAAATCGTCAGTACCGCTTGGGACGGAATCATTCCAGGTCTCCTGGCGGATAAATACGAGCTGATCATTGGAAGCATGGCCATTACAGAGAAGCGAAAGGAATCGGTAGCTTTTAGTTCGCCTTACTATGTATCGGGTGCTGCCATAGTCGTTCACCAGGATAATCAAGAGATCAAAGCTCCAGCTGATTTGAAAGGCAAAAATGTGGGCGTAACTTTGGGCACTACCTACGAGGAGGAAGCGAAAAAACTCGGGGCAAACGTCAAGACATACGATTCCGAAGTCGCTCAATTGACTGACTTGGAGAACAAACGAATTGAAGCCATGGTAACAGACAAGTTTATTGGAGCATTTACGATTAATGAAACGAAGCGTCCATTGAAACTTTTAGATGGCTTGCTGTATGAGGAGCAGATTGGCGTTGCCATGCGCAAGGAAGATAAGGACTTGTTGACGCAGGTAAACAAAGCAGTCGAAGAGATTATCAAGGACGGGACTTATGAAAAGCTGGCAATGCAGCACTTTGGGACAAAGTAA
- the kce gene encoding 3-keto-5-aminohexanoate cleavage enzyme, with the protein MEKLIITAALTGAETTKEQQPNLPVTPDEIAQAAYECYQAGASIVHIHARDKQGAATQDIEVYREIFSKIAKKCDVIIQPSTGGGTWHTLEERLQPVYLKPEMATLTTGTCNFGGDVFMNTREYIEKYAEEMTRLQVKPEFEIFERGMIANALDLLRKGLVTEPLHFDFVMGVSGAITAEPRDLVYLVESIPEKSTWTVAGIGRHQLPLALLAIAMGGHVRVGFEDNIYYSKGVLASSNAQLVERIANIAKECGREIATPEEARRILGLNVK; encoded by the coding sequence GTGGAAAAGCTGATCATCACGGCGGCCCTGACTGGTGCGGAAACGACCAAGGAACAGCAACCGAATCTTCCTGTCACACCGGATGAAATTGCCCAGGCGGCATACGAGTGTTATCAAGCGGGTGCTTCGATCGTACACATCCATGCGCGAGATAAACAAGGAGCAGCGACGCAAGATATAGAGGTTTATCGAGAGATTTTTTCCAAAATTGCAAAAAAATGCGACGTGATTATCCAGCCATCGACTGGTGGTGGAACGTGGCACACGTTAGAAGAAAGATTGCAGCCTGTGTACCTCAAGCCAGAGATGGCTACTCTCACAACGGGCACCTGCAACTTTGGCGGCGATGTATTCATGAATACACGCGAGTATATCGAGAAGTACGCGGAGGAAATGACACGCTTGCAGGTCAAACCGGAATTTGAAATTTTTGAGCGAGGTATGATCGCAAACGCCCTGGACTTACTGAGAAAAGGCTTGGTTACCGAGCCACTTCATTTTGACTTCGTAATGGGTGTATCAGGGGCGATTACCGCAGAGCCACGTGATTTAGTCTATCTGGTGGAAAGCATTCCTGAAAAATCAACGTGGACCGTTGCGGGCATCGGTCGCCATCAGCTCCCGCTAGCGTTACTCGCGATAGCGATGGGTGGGCACGTCAGAGTAGGCTTTGAGGATAATATCTACTATTCAAAAGGTGTTTTGGCTTCGAGTAATGCTCAACTGGTCGAAAGGATCGCGAATATCGCCAAAGAGTGCGGGCGAGAAATTGCTACGCCAGAGGAAGCCAGGCGAATTCTAGGGCTCAACGTCAAATGA
- the kal gene encoding 3-aminobutyryl-CoA ammonia lyase: MKALIRIRISAHDSHYGGNLVDGAKMLQLFGDVATELLIRSDGDEGLFVAYDNVEFVGPVYAGDYIEAIGEIQKVGNTSRNMTFAAYKVIQARPDLNDSAAEVLEVPQLVCKASGTCVVPKGKQRLKQEAQGGQ; the protein is encoded by the coding sequence GTGAAAGCACTCATTCGCATTCGTATCAGCGCACATGACAGCCATTATGGGGGCAATCTAGTGGATGGAGCAAAAATGCTGCAATTGTTTGGAGATGTGGCAACGGAATTGTTGATCCGCTCTGATGGGGACGAAGGGCTTTTTGTAGCTTATGATAACGTTGAATTTGTCGGACCGGTTTACGCAGGAGATTATATCGAAGCGATTGGCGAAATCCAAAAAGTAGGGAACACCTCCCGGAATATGACCTTCGCCGCTTATAAAGTCATCCAAGCCCGTCCTGATTTGAACGATTCAGCTGCTGAGGTACTAGAAGTGCCACAGCTGGTTTGCAAAGCCTCTGGGACTTGCGTCGTGCCAAAGGGAAAGCAGCGACTGAAGCAGGAAGCACAAGGAGGGCAATAA